GAGGGAGGCGAAGCGGGTTTGCAGGCCGAGTTGGGCGGCGGCGACCTGGTCGGCAGAGATGCTGTTGTGGAAGGTTTGGCCGGGTTGTTCGAATCGGTTCGCTCCGGTGAGCCACCAGGTGCTGCCTGCGTGGCCGTCGTGGGTGTGTTTGTTCCAGAGACCCTGGACGATGGAAAAGTCGGCTTTGTGACGGGCGAGGGGTTTGAGGCCTTCGGGCAGGGTGTAGTCGGGGCCGGGCTGGTTGATGTCGGGAAACCAGGTTTCAGTGGTAATGCCCCAGCCAAAGCCGAGGAATACGAGTCGTTTGGGTGGGGTGGCGGGCGCAGTCGCGGCGGCGGAGGCGAAGCGGCGGAAGCCGAGGGATTGCAGGACGGGCAGGGCAATGAGCGCGGTGTTGGAGCGCAGAAAGTGGCGGCGGGAGAGGGGTGTGGTCATGATTCGGTTACTTGGTGTTGAAGGCTTTGCTGCTGACGACGGCGTGGATGAACTCGCGGGTGGCGAATTTTTTCGATTGGGTGTGGCTGACGATTTGTTCGATGAGGGGTTCGTCGCGGAAGCCAGTGGGGCGTCCGAGGGCGTAGCTGAGGAGGGCTTCGCTGAAGCCGCGGGCGAAGTCGTCGGAGCGGGAGGCGATGATGTTGCGGAGTTCGTGGTAATTGTTGAAGGCGGGGCCTTTGTGGAGGGTGGCGGCGGCTTCGATGGTCCAGGTTTTGGTGGATTTGGGATCGGGTTTGCCGTTGGGAAGGGAGGCAGTGTAGCTGTCCTGGGTGCGCCATTGGCCGACGGCGTCGAAGTTTTCGAGTCCGTAACCGATGGGGTCGATGCGGCGGTGGCAGCTGGCGCATTGGGGGTCTTCCTGGTGGGCGAGGAGGCGTTCCTTGGTGGTGAGGACCTGGCCGGTGAGGCGGGTGAGGGCGGGGATGTTGGGTGGGGCGGGTGGTGGAGGATCGTGGAGGAGTTTGCGAAGGACCCAGGCGCCGCGTTCGACGGGGCTGGTGTGTTCGCCGTTGCCGCCCATGTAGGCGATGGCGGCCATGCCGAGGAGTCCGCCGCGTGGGGAGTTGGGAGGCAGGGCAACCTTTTCAAAACCGTGGCCTTTGACGCCGGGGAGGCCGTAGTAGTTGGCGAGGACGCGGTTGATGATGGCGTAGTCGGATTTGAGGAGGAGGCTGAGGTTTTCGTTGTGACGGACGAAGTGGCTGAGCGTGGCGTAGACTTCCTGTTGCGCGGCGAGACGGGTGCCGTTGTCGAAGCGGGGGTAGAGTTCGCGGTTGGGTTCGAAGAAGTCGAAGCGGTCCATGCCGAGCCATTGGTGAGTGAAGGCGTTGATGAAGTCTTCGGATCGTGGGTCGTCGAGGAGGCGTTCGGTTTGGGCGGCGAGGGTGGCGGGGTTTTGCAGGTCGCCGTTTTTGCCGAGTTCGCGAAGGGTGGTGTCGGGTGGGGCACTCCAGAGGAAGTAGGCGAGGCGGGTGGCGAGTTCGGGTCCGGTGAGTGAACGGGGTTTTTCCTCGGAGGAGGGTTCCGCAAGATAGAGGAACATCGGCGAGGCGAGGACAACGGAGAGGGTTTCTTTGAGGGCGGTGGCGGGTTTGTCACCGGCAGTGCGGCGGGTTTGATAGAGGGTGAGGAGTCGGTCGATGTAGTTGGCGGGTGGGGTCACGCCACGGAAAGCCTCGTGGGTGAAGCGTTCGAGGGCGCTGCGCAGCTCGGGCGTGGCCGGGGCGGGAGATTTGTCGTTGAGGGGGATGTTGTTGAGGGCGGCGATGGCGGGCGGAGTGGGTTTGGTGTTGTTGGGAAGGCGTTCGACTTCGATCCAGTCGATCCACAGGACGAAGTCGGGGCCGAGGCCGTTGCGTTTGACGGCTTCGCTGCGTTTGCGGTTGCCGGATTCGTTGGTGTCCCAACTGCCTTTTTCGCGGAAGAAGAGCATGCGGGTGTCGTGATCGGAGTTGCCGCGGGTCATGGTGAGGGGGAACTCAACAATTTGGGGATCGTCGATGGTGCCGGTGATTTCGCGGGTGGCGAGCACGGGGCCCTGGCGGGCGTTGATGCCGAAGTCGAGGAAGCGGCGGTCGGCGGGGGCGTCTTTGGTGACGCCGGCTTTGACGCGGACGATGTAGTTGCCAGGGGGCCAACTGAAGGGAACGAGGACGTTGACGGATTTGAGGTTGAGTTCGGCGGGGTGGCGGGTTTCGGGTCCGAGATAGGCACCGGTTTTTACGTGGGGTTGCTGGAGGTAGTGCTGGTGGTATTCGAGCCAGCCAGCGCGGAGGGAGTCGTTGGCGAGGTCGGCGTCGTTTTCGCCTTTTTTGTCGAAGCCAAAGGAGCGTGGGGATGGGGCACCGGGGATTTTTTCCCATTCGCGGCGGAGCTGGGCGATGTCGTTGGGGTTTTTGATTTGGGTGCGGAGTTGGGCGACGATGGTGGCGTTTTCGGGGAGGGCGATGGCTTTTTCGACGGCTTCAACCCAACGTTGAGCGCGGGCTTTACCGTCGATCTGGTGGGCGACGAATTTTTCGATGACGGGCGTGAACGTTTCGGCTTCGTGGCGGAGGCTGCGTTGTTCGCTGGCGTTGAGGTGCCACGTGAAGGCTTCGGTGAGGGCTTCGCGTCCGAGGGATTGGTATTGTTCGAACTGGTTTCCGGACATGAAGAGGTTGATGCCGGCGGTGTCGAATCCACCTGCGGCGATGTCGGCAGGGAGTTCGCTGACGTTGATTTGGACGCCGAGAAGTTCGCGCAGAGTGTTGCGATATTCGCGGCGGTTGAGTCGACGCAGGGTGATGACGCCGTTTTGATCGCCGAGGCTGCGACGGGCGGCCACCATGGCGCTGGAGAGGTCGTCGAGGAAATCGGTTTTGGCGTCGCTGGCGGGTTGGGGTTCGTCGTCAGGGGGCATGTCGCCTGAGTTCATGGCATTCAGGACCATCTGCCATTTTTCGGCGGTTTGGACGTCGGTGATGGTGAGGGGGAGATCGTCGATGCGGAACTGGCCTTTGCGGGTGTCGGCGTTGTGGCAGGTGATGCAGTTTTCTTTAATAAGCGCGCGGTGTTTGTCAGGCAAAACGGCGCGTGGGGATTCAGCAGCGGCTGTGGTGGTGAGGCACAGGGCGAGCAAGGCGTGTTGAATTTTTTGGAGGGCGCGGATCACGGAAGGGCGGGACGTTGGGTGAGGGTGGTGCGGATGTTGTCGAGGAAGAGGCCTTTGAACTCGACGGGTTTGGGGATTTCGGGTCGGTGGGAGCCGTGAAGGTGGGCGCGCAGGTGGATCATGAGGTAGCGGGTGCTGGCAGGAAGGCGGAGTTCGGAGGCGACGTTTTGCCAATGGTTGGGGGAGGCGTCTGTGGTTTCGGTTCGCGCCGAGGTGGCGAGGATGCGTAGGGCGGACTCTGAGGTTTCGGGATTTTCGGAAAGCGCGGCGCGGCTTAGGAAGGCGTCGTCGCGTTCGCCGGGAGGAGGGAGGGCGTCGATGGCGTAAACGGTGACGCCGCAACTGAGGCGTTGGAGGTCGGCCTGAGGCAGGGCAGAGAACTGGGCGCTGATGAGGAGGGAGACGTCGCCGCGATGGATGCCGAGGTCGGGGTTGGTGAGGTCGATGATGTGGAAGAGGTCGGCGACCCAGCCGTCGCGAATAGGTTTACCTTGGTAATCAGCGCGCAGGAAGCGCAGCATGTGCTTGCCTTGGGCCGGCTGGACGTTGCTGGTGGGGCCGACGATTTCTGAGAAGTCGCCGCTCCATTGTCCAGGTTGAAGGGGCATGCCGGTGACGAGCGGCGCGGCGGAGGTTTCGAAGGTTTCTTCGAGGAGGGCGATGGGTTTTGGAGAGTAGTTGCCGACGTAACCCCAGACGACGGTGGCGCAGAACAGTCCGATGACGAGTCCTGCGACGGCGGACATGAGGGGGTTAAGTGAAAGGGACGATGTGCGGGTGCGGGCAGAGGTTTTGAGGAGGGGTGCCGGAATGACATGGCGAATTTCGGCGAGGCTGCATTCGTTGTCGTTGTAGAGGAACCAAAGCTGGCGAGCGTCGGCGTTGGATTTGAGGAGGGTGGACAGGGATTCTTTGTCGATGGGGGTAAGGGTTTGATTGAGGGCGGCGTTGAACAGCCGGTGCCATTCGTCGGGAGTGGGAACGGGGTTGGAGTTCATATGGGAAGGGTGTTGGTCATGCGGCGTTGCACGCATTCGGCGAGGGCGCGACGAATGAAGTTGAGTTTGTTGTAGATGGTTTGGATGGCGCGTCCCTGTTGTTGGGCGAGGGTGGCGGCTTCAATGCCTTCCAGGTAGATGGCATCGACAAGATCGCGATGCTGAGGATCAAGTTTTTCGATACAGGCTTCGAGGGCTTCCATGCGTGGATGCCACTGGAGCAGGTGGGATTCGCGTTCGGTGGCAAGGGTTTGCAGGAGTTCGTCCTCGAATTCGAGGTGGGAGCGCCCGGTGCTGCGTTGGAAGTTGCGGGTTTCGTAGAAGGCAACGGTGGTGGCCCAAGCGATGAAGTCGGTGCCCGGTTCGAAGGTGGCAAATCGACGCCACATGAGGAGGCTGGTGCGTTGGAGGACGTCCTCAGCATCGTGACGGTTGCCGAGCAGGGACATGATGTAGCGCAGCAGCAGTGCATGGGCTCCGTTAAGCAGCACGACGAATTCTTCCTGCCGGTCAGGCGGGAGCGGGGAAGAGGGTTCGTGCGGGTGTGGCTGCGGATGATTGGTCACTGAGGGGGTATGTAGGCGGCGAACCCAGTCTTACCGGGATTTTTTGGGGTGGGGTGGCTAGTGATGTGGTTGAGAGTGGTGAGAACTGTGCAAAGAAATCACTGCAGGAATGGTGAAGTCGGCGGCGGAGTTTGGCGAACAAGTCAGTCCCGGTCCGAGACTCGGTGCGCCGCACGACACAATTTTGTCTAAACCCTCCGGAAAGTTACGCGGCTCAAGCGCTGGATTGTGCTGCCTGTCAATTCAAGTGAGTGGGAGGTTTTTTGCGAGCGTCAGGCAGTATGAGTTAGTCTCCCAAGCTAGCAGCATAGATGATGAGTTGGAGTTCATCGCCATCCAGCAAACGATAAAGGGGGCGCTTGCTGGAGAGACGCTCGGAAAGCTGAAAGATGAGCGGGACGCCTTCGCCACGTCTGTCCATGATGGTGGTGCGGTCTGAATTGAGTCCTTCCAATTCGGGGACCGGACATTTGGCCAGCAGGCTGGTGAGATTCTCGTTTCGGGACGCTTGACGGAACTCCAGACTTTCGAGCGTCATGGTGTTAGGGATGGCCCCCGGGGAATGCAGTTCCAGTCGATCTTCGAACATACGGAGGCGCACCTTTTGGCCATAAATGGCATAGTCTCTATGGGAGACGGCGTTCGTGATGGCTTCGAATACAGCGGTGAGGTCGTATTGTGGGAGATCATGCCGCCCAAGGGTTTTGCTCGCAGCGACCTTCATATTCCGTGCCACAAAACGGCAGGCCTCCGCGATTTGCTCATTCAAAGGGCCGTGAATGTCTTTGGCATCTAACTGGTAGGCATGGTGGTCCGATGGTGCGACTTCGTTGCCGCGATAAGCGACAGCTTGAATGAATGCTGAGGGCAGGAAATCATGTGGTCTGTGACAGGCCATCAACAAGCCGGATACTGTCGGGTGCCACGCACTTTCTGAGTCACGGTCCGCCAACTTGAGTTTGGATAGCGTGTCGTAATCTGTGCCCGTTGTGCGCACCGTGGCGAACTTCTTCCACAAGTCAGCCGACAGCGCATCCATCGGTGCATTTGGCACCACTTGCTCATCAAAGCGCAGGAGACGCGACTGGCTGCGCTGTTGGAACAGGCGTGCGAGGTATTCGGGTGCCATCTCGCGCACAGAACTACCAGCCCGTATTTTGTAACCGCCGGGCGAGCGATGAACAAATAAACTGCGCGGCAAGTCCAGCCGGAAAACGGGCTGCAACGCTCCGGTGCCATCCGGAAGCTCAATGCGGCGCAGGGTGTAGGCCTGGAGGGGTGGCTCCAGCCGGGTTTCCATGATTTCACGCAGCCAAGTTTCAGTGAGTTCCAGCTTGGCTGACTCGATGCCAACAATGTCGCGAGTCTTGTCCTCGACTCCGAGCACAATGATTCCTCCGGCGGCATTGCTCATGGCAGCAATCTCGTCCGCTATTTTTTCTGGCCTTGGGCCATCTACTTTCCCGCCGCGAAAGAGAATCTGCTTACACTCAAGCAGACTGTCTTCTCCGAGCTGAATCTGGCGCAGGAGTTCGTCGTTTGTATCAAACATAGGTCATGATTCCTCTCTACCCATTCGGTCAAAACGTTTGCGGAAGGCAATGGTGCCACCCTCCATGACATCACAGATAAATTGGCGGGTGGCTTTTGCTTGGAGACCGCCTGAAGCAGCTTCATCCCGTTTCACCTGGCCCCCGTTGTCCACCATAGCGTGAACCAGATCCGCGTCTCCATGGACAACGATGTTTGGGTTGTGAGTGACGATGATGATCTGGCGGTGCTCTTTCATGGTGCGAACCTGCTCCACGATGAGGGACATGATCATCCGGGTATCAAGGTCGTCCTCTGGCTGATCAAGGACCAGAGGCTCATTGCCGAAGGAAAGCAGGAAGGAGAGAACCGCTGCAGTCTGCTGGCCGATTGAACCTTGGGAGATGGACTTCCAGGCGGTTGACTCAGCAGTGCGATATTCAAGCTTCAAATGGTCCTCGGGAAGCCATGTTTCAATGGCTTCTCTGCGTGATGGATTGGTGTTGAGCTGGCTTCTAAGGTTATTTTGGAGAGCAGCAAAGCCTTGTTCATTCTCTGAAGAATCGATCAATTCAAGAATGCGCTGACGAACAGCAGCAGCACCTGCTTCGCCTGCACCAGCGCCTTGAAAAACTCGGAGCAACGAATCTGTCCTAGCTTCCTCCGAGACTTCGATTGATGTGCTGAACTTATCACCGTCTACGCCCATGGCTTCCCGCAGAGTGCGTTCCACCTGGGAGGCTTCCGCGCCCATAGGTGCTAGTATCAGCCTAAGTAGGGTGCCATTGGCATTGTGCGTGGCGACAAATGACTCACGGGCGGTGCTGATGGCTTTCCTGGCGGCATGCACGGCTGCCAATTGTTCGGTGGCAGACGTTTGGAGGCGCGTGATTTCCTCCTTCGTCCCCTTGTGCCGTGCCAGCCGTGTCTCCAATTGTGCGCGGTCCTGATTCAGTTTCGTCAATCTAGCCGGATCAAAGGTCGTTGTCTGGGTTCCCAGCAAAGCATCGTAGGCGGTCTTGGAATCCTTGCATGCCTGGAACCAAGCACTGCTGCGTAGGTTTTGATCCAATGTGGTAAGGACAGTTTGAATGGCGTCGGCTTGGGCGCGGATCTGGGTGGCGACGGTATCCAACTCCCTTTGTGCTTCTTGATACAGGGCGTGAGCCTCGACTGAGACAGTGTCTGCGGCTTGAATCAGCGTCGCTGGGAGATCTGGAAGGCCAAGGCGGTCTGCCTGTTCGTTGAGTTCCTGAGCAAGGGCAAGAGATGGAGAATCAGGCTTGAGATTGGGAAACAACGCGCGTGCTTGCGCTTGGCGTCGTTGGTAGTCTTTGACGGCATCGGATTGAACCTTTTCCAGCTCGGCCAGGATGTCCTTCAGGGAGGCGGAATCCTGAGCTTCGTTGGCCAAAGTCGCATTGAGTTCGCGGATTTTTGCCCTCGTAGCGGAATAGGAAGCAATGGCTTGCTTCAATTGCTCTTCAAGAGCGGCGACGTTTTGCTCTCGGTCGATGATTTCCATCAATCCAGCCGGACGACGGCTCATTTCTAGGACTTGTTTCTGGCTATAGATACTGAGCGGAAATCGGGATGGTGTGTAGGCTCCTCCCTCGTTGGCCGGCAGTGATCCCAATTCGCCTACACGAACGGCAGGAGGGGAAGATCTGGCACCCTGACCCAGGAAGGAAGCCTGCCAGTGCAGTTCCGCCGCCTGGGCTGGGGAGCGGTAGAGAACTTTGATAACGCTGGCCTCTCTGAGAATGACCCCATCCTGGCCGCGCGATGCAGGAATCTGAGCCCAGCGCCAAAAGTCCCCTGCCGGGGATTCCCGCACCGGCGTATCTCGATCGTAGTCTGGTAACTCCCGTCCACGTTGCGTGGCGAGGCGTAGAGCGTGAACAAAGGTGCTTTTTCCCGAGCCTCGTCCTCCAACCAGGACATTCAGCCGGGGGTGTAGGGGCATCTCAAGCGGGGTCACTCGGCCAGCTGTTTTGATTTGAGCGATGGTGATCTTTTCTACTGCATGGTCTGGCCAGACATTCCAATCAGTGGTGTCGCTACTGGAGATGGGACGAATCGACCAACTCCCAGTGACGGCATCTCCACCCCTTGAACGTATCGCGGAGCCGTCCGCGAAGGCCATGCGCAGACCCTCTAAGTTCGGCTGGGTCATGTGAACCATGGAGAATCCGTTGCGCCCGATGTCTCTGGGCATGTGGCTGTCTGAACCGGTAACCCGGGCGAGGCGCGCAAGGACCGGGTGGCGCTGAATATCCGATTCGGGGAGTCTCGACCAGTCTCGAACCTCAAGAGCATTCAAACCCGCTTCAAGCACCAGATTCAAAGTTTGTCCCACTGTAGGTGAAAAGTTCAGCAAATTTGCCGCCACCTCGCCTGCTGTGGCCAATTGTTGGAGGGCATCAGAATGAGACAAGCCCTGCTGATTGCGGAAATTTCGATACCGTCGGCCATCCATCGGAACGTCCATCCAAAGCAGGCCGCACGGTTCGTCGATATGCGCAGCGATGGTAAGCCCGCCGTGCTCTTTGATGATCCGCACACAGTCAGCCATTGATTTGGAACATACGCCAGAGTCGGTGCGTCCTCGTGCTCCTGGTGGGTAGCCACAAGCGGTAATCACACCACTTACATCTTCCAGATCCTTTGCCGGATCAAAAACGGCCAGCAGGTGAAGGCCGCCATTTACGGAGAGTTCAAATCCCGGAAAGATGACCAAAGGCCGGAACGAAACGTCGTTGGGATCCATAGTAGAGTAAGCTGTCTGAAGACGGGCGATGAATCCTGTAGTGTTGTGATCCGTGACAACCACCGCATCCAGTCCAGCGGCCATATGATAATTAAGCCAATCTTCCGGCGTCTGCTGTTTGAGTGAAGCCCGAACTGCTGCATCTTGTTCTCTACCTGCATAGTCATCGGACTCTGGAGTGTGAGTATGGAAATCCATTTTCCACCATTTGGCACCGGGGTAGACGTAGCGGCCAGGGTATGCAGGCTGGGTGCTAGGGGCAGGCGGCTGGGTGCTAGGGGTGATCGTGCTCATAGTATCTTCCGATAGACAGTAGACAGGATCTCGCAAAAAACCAATTGTTGAAGTTTGCCTCCCATCTTTCCGATCAAATCCTCGTGATTTTGATTGAGGGCGTCTTGGGCTTTATATAAATGAACGCGCTTTTCATCGCGCTGGGCATCGGCGGCTCGGATCTGCTTCCGACTGGGAGTTCGCCCTCCTGTTGGGACTAGGCGAATTCATTCAACGCGGTGTTTGGCAAGTGCGGTTTTGCTCATGTGAATTCGGTGGAAGAACTGATGACTATGGAGCTTGATCACATGCAGGGACAATGGGTTTGTTGGGGTTTCAGGCATGTTTTTAGCGTTACTTTGATCGGATGTTTGAATGCTGCCAACGGGGACATTTGTGGTCCCGGGGATTGGAACTCTTGGATTAGAGCAAGGATTTTAGGGCTGGCTGCCGAGCCATAGGAGGGCGATGACGGACATGCCGTCGCGGATGGTGCCGTTGCGGGCCATCTCGATGGCGTCTTCCAAAAGGACGCGTTTGACTTCGATTTGCTCGGTGCTTTCGGGGATGGCCTTCTTAAAATGGAGCCCGCGGGCGGTGAAGAGATAGGCGACTTCGTTGGTGGTGGAATTGGAAAGCTGGAGGTCGGAGAGGATCAATTCAAACTGGTCGGCGTGGATGCCGGTTTCTTCGATGAGTTCGCGACGGGCGGTGTCGATGAGTTCTTCGCCTTCAGGACTGCCACCTTCGGGGATCTCCCATTCGTAGCTTTGATGACAATAACGATATTGGCCAACGAGGTAGGTGTAACCTTCGTCGTCAATGGGAACGACACCGACGGCGCGGTTTTTGAATTCGACCACGCCGTAGATGCCGGGATTGCCACCGGGATCGGTGACCTGGTCTTCACGGACACGAATCCACGGATTGTGATAGGTTTCGCGGGTGCTGTGGGTGATCCAGGGGGAGAGCATATCGAAAGGCTAAAGGATAAGGGCTAAAGGCTAAGAATGGAAAGGATAAAGGATAAGGGCTAAAGGCTAATTGGGGAGAGTGCAACTGAGAGGGGATGCCCTTGAAGATTAAGGGAGTTTGTAGTAGCCGTCAGGGTTGTAGAGCCAGTAGCAGTCGAAGGGATTGAGGCGGGGGAGAAGCATGCTGGGGCGGCCTTTGGCGTCGGTGGTCTCGGCGTGGGGGTCGGCAGAGGCGGTGCTGGTGGCCAGGCGGCGCATGGAGGGCTCGGTGCCGGAATCTTCAGGGAGGCGGAGGGTGCCGGTTTCTTCGATCTCTTCGACGACGACATCGACCCACTTGAGTTTTTGGGCTTCGTCGGCGAATTCGTTCCAGTCGCCGCTGGAGGATTTGGCATACATGCGTTTGATGAACTCCTCACGGGTGATGCCCATTTTGTCGGCGACGGGTCCGGCGAGACGTTTCCACCATTCCTCCATTTCACGCACCCATTCCTGCTGCTGGGTGAGGTTGCCGCCGCTGAAGGAGGCGATTTGATGGTGGAGGATGACGGCGTTGGGATAGGCGAAGGATTTTTCGGCGAGGGTGGTGATGCAGGCGGCCATGCTGGCGGCGAAAGATTTGACGACGGTGTAGACGGGGGCCTCGGAGCCTTGCATGGCTTTCAATATCTTGTAGCCGGCCATGACGGAGCCGCCGGGGGAGTCGTCGATGACGATGAAGATGGGCAGGTTGCGGTCGCGGTTATTGAAGTAGTTGATGCGGTCGACGATGTCGTTGGCGGTGCGCATGCCAATCAGACCATTGAGGGGAATGCGGCGGTCGGAGAGGACAAGGTTGCCATCCTTGAGGGGGTTTTCGAGGTAGATGGGCTGGTTGTTGGCGTAGTTGCGGGGGTCGGCCTGCTTCTCTTCAAGCTCCATGGAGGCGGCAAGGCGGGTGGTGTCTTTTTTGATGACGTTCTCCATCCGTTTGATTTCGGCGATCTCAGTCTCGACCTCGGCTTTGGCCAAGGTGGAGATGAGGGTGGCCTTCTCAAGTTGGACGCGAAATTCGCCGAGAGTCTGTTCGGCCAGCACTTTGCGTTGGAAATCTTCGAGGTCCTGGGCGGCCTTGAGTTCGGCGAGCTGGGCGGCGAGACGTTCGGCTTTTTGTTTGCCGGGGGCGAGTTCGGCATCAAGACGGGCCTGGGCAAGGGCGAGCTCGGCGAGGATTTTATCTTTTTCGGCGGCGAGCCGGGCGGTTTCGGTTCCCAGTTTTTCAACGGCGGGATCGTCGCTGTTGGAGGAATCGGGGGTGACCTTGGTTTCGATGGTGACCGATGGCGAAGTGGTGGTGACGGTCGGCGCGGCTGCCGGAGAGATGGTGGTCAACGCCGCGATCTGACCCTGTCCCAGATCCTGATTTTGACCAATGATGCTGCCCTCAGCAGGAGTGGCACTGGATTCCGACGGTGGAGGGGATGTCGGTGTTTCGGCGAATGCAGCGAATGGGATCGCTACTGCCATGATCATGTGAACGAAGAGACGACTAGGTTTCAGCATGGGCCGCACTATGCACACGCAAGGGGGGCTCTGCAAAGGATTCGTCACTGCGATTGCGCGTGGACGTAAAATTTACGGATTTTGTGAATATCTTCTTGATTTATTGGGAAGGAGAGGGAGTTTGTCTGCCGCTTAATCCAGAAACTTATCGATCATGGTTGTTATCAGACTCCGCCGCGAAGGCACGAAAAATCGCCCTTTCTACCGTATTGTTGCCGCCGACCAGCGGTTCCGCCGCGACGGTCGTTTTATTGAAATCTTGGGCACCTATGACCCATTGACCGAAAAGGATTCTTTGAAGATCGACCTTGAGAAGGCGGATTCCTGGATTCAAAAAGGTGCACAGCCGACGGAAACCGTGGGCAGCTTGATCAAAAAAGCTCGCAAAGCCGCAGCCGCTGTTGCCTGAGCAAGGCGAACTCGAGCGGGTTAGCTTTTCGTTTTTAGTTTTTAACACCGTAGTGTCGGCATCGGCACTGCGGTTGTTTGCTTTTTATGGCGGGTGATGCGAAGGATCGAATGATATGAATGCGCCGGAAGCTTTGCGGGAATTTTTGATGTATGTGGTGGCGAATTTGATCGAGCACCCGAAACAGGCGTCGATTGCGGTGGGCACGACGCAGAGTGGGGCGGTGTCGTTTCGGATTCAGCTGGCACCGGATGATGTGCGCCGGGTGGTGGGGAGGAATGGATTTACCATCAGCGCGATCCGTTCATTGGTGAACGTGGCCGCGCACAAGCATGGGGTGCGCGTGGTGTTGCGTGTGGATGGGGTGAGTGATGAAGATGAGGCGGAGCATATGGGAGAGGGTGGTGGAGAGGGACAACCACAGCCGAGCGAAGCGAGACAGCCTGCCGAAGGCAGCACCGAAGGGCAGAGCGAAGCGAAGCAAATGGACACGAATTCACACGAATAGAGAAATTATTCCCCAGATTCATTGCTCTTATCTGATATGGAACGGACAAATCTGAGATAGTTGTTGAAGGGCTCGGAGTTGCTAGAGAACCCGTCGGAATAACGGTGAGTCTTGTTGTCTATAAGGACAGCAACGTTGATGTTTGTATACGAGAATCCCATTGGAAGCAGTTTCTGAAGGTGCTCATTTTCTTCAGCTGAAAGTTGTTCACGTCGTTCTTGTTCACTCAATTCTGCAACAGCGTCAGCGTAAGCTATTCGGACTTTGAGGAGCATTTCCGTAGCCTCAGCATCGCTAATGATGGCTACAGCGGTGGGCAGTAAATCGGTTCTGGACCTGCTGTAGGGAATGGAAGAAATGATGACTTTATTTTCCAGACGTTGAAGAATAATGTATGGGCCGAATCCGGCAGCATCGCCGTAACACCAGAAAAATCCGAATCTTACACTCTGCCAGTTGGCTTTGAAAAGTTCGCCAATTAATGGATTAGGTTTTTGTGCACTGGCAGGG
This is a stretch of genomic DNA from Phragmitibacter flavus. It encodes these proteins:
- the rpsP gene encoding 30S ribosomal protein S16 is translated as MVVIRLRREGTKNRPFYRIVAADQRFRRDGRFIEILGTYDPLTEKDSLKIDLEKADSWIQKGAQPTETVGSLIKKARKAAAAVA
- a CDS encoding NUDIX domain-containing protein; the protein is MLSPWITHSTRETYHNPWIRVREDQVTDPGGNPGIYGVVEFKNRAVGVVPIDDEGYTYLVGQYRYCHQSYEWEIPEGGSPEGEELIDTARRELIEETGIHADQFELILSDLQLSNSTTNEVAYLFTARGLHFKKAIPESTEQIEVKRVLLEDAIEMARNGTIRDGMSVIALLWLGSQP
- a CDS encoding ATP-dependent Clp protease proteolytic subunit — encoded protein: MAVAIPFAAFAETPTSPPPSESSATPAEGSIIGQNQDLGQGQIAALTTISPAAAPTVTTTSPSVTIETKVTPDSSNSDDPAVEKLGTETARLAAEKDKILAELALAQARLDAELAPGKQKAERLAAQLAELKAAQDLEDFQRKVLAEQTLGEFRVQLEKATLISTLAKAEVETEIAEIKRMENVIKKDTTRLAASMELEEKQADPRNYANNQPIYLENPLKDGNLVLSDRRIPLNGLIGMRTANDIVDRINYFNNRDRNLPIFIVIDDSPGGSVMAGYKILKAMQGSEAPVYTVVKSFAASMAACITTLAEKSFAYPNAVILHHQIASFSGGNLTQQQEWVREMEEWWKRLAGPVADKMGITREEFIKRMYAKSSSGDWNEFADEAQKLKWVDVVVEEIEETGTLRLPEDSGTEPSMRRLATSTASADPHAETTDAKGRPSMLLPRLNPFDCYWLYNPDGYYKLP
- a CDS encoding KH domain-containing protein, producing MNAPEALREFLMYVVANLIEHPKQASIAVGTTQSGAVSFRIQLAPDDVRRVVGRNGFTISAIRSLVNVAAHKHGVRVVLRVDGVSDEDEAEHMGEGGGEGQPQPSEARQPAEGSTEGQSEAKQMDTNSHE